The following coding sequences are from one Treponema bryantii window:
- a CDS encoding FlgD immunoglobulin-like domain containing protein yields the protein MMDKKILISGLLMAAVTVFAVAEPKYISPNNDGIQDELAIPMKISDKRYVQGWSLVIMDSNHNIVRTIENKIARPTKMTFKAFFKQLFTPKQGVTVPETVVWNGAMNNGETAPDGNYFYYITATDDNGNTGKTKEYEVVVDTVAPDVELSQPGDKIFGEGAKAALRIKQTGSVEDEWVGLFRAADGKVVKTVKWVNAEPAEFQWKGTDDTDAQVYDGVYSYEISATDRAGNTSLPASITNIIYSAEKPATNLYVQGSRYFSPKTDSKTSAVTLDVSIPVPEEKSGNKLVEWAVTVKDSAGKTVRTYNQSNNGAVPPSSIVFDGNDDNGKQLKDGKYQAVVTAKYLNGYEPAPISSPVLVLDTDKPSAQISASEKVFGAGSKDSVIFKISPVPSDGAAVPSWIGEIQNADGKVVRSYDFGEYPPTEVVWNGISSEGNIADKGQYRFVLTGTDLAGNTGKSQTTDFVTFDTTEAQLLLAMSDTAFSPNGNKVKDTITFTPVTATKDVSAYDFIIRDKKGNTVYSVKEDKKLPVNFVWDGKDSAKLLCPDGTYSAQLSIKAVNGSTASASTQNFELDTAAPNLVAETAWNSFSPNGNGAQKTIPVSIKESTAEKLWNAEVRNSKDKAVKKFSWNGSKDNFTWDGTDEAGNMAADGKYNIVIFSTDDAGNSFSTELKGITLDNRETKAYITAEYEGISPNNDGTLDVQKFDIRTSVTDNIKAWNFDVRKEDGTSVYGLSEKDSANLPAVINWNGAGKDGVACEGTFTGTLEIVYITGNKVSAVSSPFICTATAPKLSVKTAPEYFSPDNDGVDDDLYIKLSGSTKAKIKSWSFTIKDPRGKDFWKTSGKSQITERIIWDGLSNVQKDANGNAERVQSAMDYPYAFTVTDNLGMTSTVNGVIPVDVLVIRDGNLLKMAVPSIIFESDAANFQTSNAKLDASKVENNLKVLNRIAEILKKFKDYKVTIVGHANKITDNPNEETVDNPQEWGRASMPLSKERADAIKAYLTKKGVSAAALSTEGMGGTRPVVNPKDKDNNWKNRRVEFILQK from the coding sequence ATGATGGATAAGAAAATTTTAATTTCCGGCCTTCTTATGGCCGCAGTTACGGTATTTGCAGTTGCAGAACCAAAATATATTTCTCCAAATAATGATGGTATTCAGGATGAACTTGCAATTCCTATGAAGATTTCGGATAAGCGTTATGTTCAGGGCTGGAGCCTTGTTATTATGGATTCAAACCATAACATTGTTCGTACTATTGAAAATAAGATTGCTCGTCCTACAAAGATGACTTTTAAGGCTTTCTTTAAGCAGCTTTTTACACCAAAACAGGGCGTTACAGTTCCAGAAACTGTTGTCTGGAATGGTGCAATGAACAATGGTGAAACTGCTCCAGACGGCAATTATTTCTATTATATTACTGCAACTGATGATAACGGTAATACCGGTAAAACAAAGGAATATGAGGTTGTAGTTGATACAGTTGCTCCTGATGTAGAGCTTTCTCAGCCTGGAGACAAGATTTTTGGTGAAGGTGCAAAGGCTGCCCTCAGAATCAAACAGACTGGTTCTGTTGAAGATGAATGGGTTGGTTTGTTCCGTGCTGCCGATGGTAAAGTTGTAAAAACTGTAAAGTGGGTAAATGCAGAACCTGCAGAATTCCAGTGGAAGGGTACTGATGATACAGATGCTCAGGTTTATGATGGTGTTTACTCTTATGAAATCTCTGCTACAGACCGTGCGGGAAATACTTCACTTCCTGCATCAATCACAAACATCATCTATTCTGCTGAAAAGCCTGCTACAAATCTTTATGTACAGGGCTCACGCTACTTCTCTCCAAAAACAGACAGCAAGACTTCTGCTGTTACTCTTGATGTTTCAATTCCTGTTCCAGAAGAAAAGAGCGGAAATAAGCTTGTTGAATGGGCTGTTACAGTAAAAGATTCTGCCGGAAAGACAGTTCGTACATATAATCAGTCTAATAATGGTGCTGTTCCACCTTCTTCTATTGTATTTGATGGTAATGATGATAATGGAAAACAGCTTAAGGACGGTAAATATCAGGCTGTTGTTACTGCAAAATATCTGAATGGATATGAGCCTGCTCCTATTTCTTCTCCAGTGCTTGTTCTTGATACAGACAAGCCTTCTGCTCAGATCTCAGCTTCTGAAAAGGTATTTGGTGCCGGTTCAAAGGATTCTGTAATCTTTAAGATTTCTCCTGTTCCTTCTGATGGTGCTGCTGTTCCTTCATGGATTGGTGAAATTCAGAATGCAGACGGTAAAGTTGTAAGATCTTATGATTTTGGTGAGTATCCTCCAACTGAAGTTGTATGGAACGGTATTTCTTCTGAAGGAAATATCGCAGATAAGGGACAGTACCGCTTTGTTTTGACAGGAACTGACCTTGCTGGAAATACTGGAAAGAGCCAGACTACTGACTTTGTAACTTTTGATACTACAGAAGCTCAGCTGCTTCTTGCTATGTCTGATACTGCATTCTCTCCAAATGGCAACAAAGTAAAAGATACAATTACATTTACTCCTGTAACTGCTACAAAAGATGTATCTGCTTATGATTTCATTATCCGCGATAAGAAGGGTAATACAGTTTATTCTGTAAAAGAAGATAAAAAGCTTCCTGTAAACTTTGTATGGGATGGAAAAGATTCAGCAAAACTTCTTTGTCCTGATGGAACATATTCAGCACAGCTTTCTATAAAGGCTGTAAACGGTTCTACTGCATCTGCTTCTACTCAGAATTTTGAACTTGATACAGCAGCTCCTAACCTTGTTGCAGAAACAGCATGGAATTCATTCTCACCTAATGGAAATGGTGCACAGAAGACAATTCCTGTTTCAATAAAGGAAAGTACTGCAGAAAAACTCTGGAATGCAGAAGTTCGTAATTCAAAAGATAAGGCTGTTAAGAAGTTCTCTTGGAATGGAAGCAAAGACAACTTTACATGGGATGGAACTGATGAAGCTGGTAATATGGCTGCAGACGGAAAGTATAATATCGTGATTTTCTCAACTGATGATGCTGGAAACAGCTTCTCTACAGAACTTAAGGGAATCACTCTTGATAACCGCGAAACAAAGGCTTATATCACTGCTGAATACGAAGGAATCTCTCCTAATAACGATGGTACACTTGATGTTCAGAAGTTTGATATCCGTACATCTGTAACAGATAATATTAAGGCATGGAACTTTGATGTTCGTAAGGAAGACGGAACAAGTGTTTACGGTCTTTCAGAAAAAGACAGTGCAAATCTTCCTGCTGTAATCAACTGGAATGGTGCTGGAAAAGACGGTGTTGCCTGCGAAGGAACTTTCACAGGAACTCTTGAAATTGTTTACATTACTGGTAATAAGGTAAGTGCAGTTTCATCTCCATTTATCTGTACTGCTACAGCTCCAAAACTCAGTGTAAAAACTGCTCCTGAATACTTCAGCCCGGATAACGATGGTGTAGATGATGATCTTTACATCAAACTTTCTGGTTCAACTAAAGCTAAGATTAAGAGCTGGTCATTTACAATCAAAGATCCTAGAGGAAAAGACTTCTGGAAGACTTCTGGAAAGAGCCAGATTACAGAACGTATTATCTGGGACGGTTTGAGTAATGTTCAGAAAGATGCAAACGGAAATGCTGAGCGCGTACAGTCTGCTATGGACTATCCTTATGCATTTACTGTAACTGATAACCTTGGAATGACTTCTACTGTAAACGGTGTAATTCCTGTTGATGTTCTTGTTATCCGTGATGGTAACCTTTTGAAGATGGCAGTTCCTTCTATTATCTTCGAATCTGATGCTGCTAACTTCCAGACTTCTAATGCTAAACTTGATGCATCAAAGGTTGAAAACAATCTTAAGGTTTTGAACCGTATTGCAGAAATCCTCAAGAAGTTCAAGGACTACAAGGTTACAATCGTAGGACATGCTAATAAGATTACTGATAATCCTAATGAAGAGACTGTAGATAATCCTCAGGAATGGGGACGTGCTTCAATGCCTCTTTCTAAGGAACGTGCAGATGCAATCAAGGCATACCTTACAAAGAAGGGTGTAAGTGCTGCTGCTCTTTCTACAGAGGGTATGGGTGGTACAAGACCTGTTGTAAATCCTAAGGATAAGGATAACAACTGGAAGAACAGACGCGTTGAGTTTATTCTCCAGAAATAG